The DNA segment ATCCACCGCTCGATCACCGGGTCGTCGTGGCCGAGGCGGCTCAGCTCGTGCGCCAGGTCGACGGCGGTGGCCCGCAGCTTCCCGGCGTAGTCGGCGAACTGGGGCTCGCGGGCAGCGTGGCGCCACAGCAGCGTGAACGCCGCCGGGTCCTCCCGGGCGACCACGATGAGCGTGCGGGCCGCGACGCCCCGGGTCCCGCCGTCGGCCATCCCCGCCACGAACTCCTCGCCCAGCCGCTCGAACACCCGCTGGAGGATCGCCCGGTAGAGCTCCTCCTTGGTCTCGAAGTGGCGGTAGACGATGAGCTTCGTCACGCCGCACGCCGCCGCCACGTCGTCCATCGACGTGTGGGCGAACCCCGATCCGGCGAAGG comes from the Acidimicrobiales bacterium genome and includes:
- a CDS encoding TetR/AcrR family transcriptional regulator → MRTVPPCLLTSRYTLGRIPVQGKPEGKQLLPRAERRASILSGAAAAFAGSGFAHTSMDDVAAACGVTKLIVYRHFETKEELYRAILQRVFERLGEEFVAGMADGGTRGVAARTLIVVAREDPAAFTLLWRHAAREPQFADYAGKLRATAVDLAHELSRLGHDDPVIERWMVEALFGFLVEATLLWLDHGSPDRDDELVEQTTRGLRALRDSWAR